A stretch of the Leopardus geoffroyi isolate Oge1 chromosome B2, O.geoffroyi_Oge1_pat1.0, whole genome shotgun sequence genome encodes the following:
- the PLAGL1 gene encoding zinc finger protein PLAGL1 isoform X3, with protein MATHSPQKSHQCAHCEKTFNRKDHLKNHLQTHDPNKMAFGCEECGKKYNTMLGYKRHLALHAASSGDLTCGVCALELGSTEVLLDHLKAHAEEKPPSGTKEKKHQCDHCERCFYTRKDVRRHLVVHTGCKDFLCQFCAQRFGRKDHLTRHTKKTHSQELMKESLQSGDLLSTFHSISPQFQLKAAPLSPFPLGAPAHAQNGLASGLPAEVHGHAHNPSDPASQPVQALPEPLAPLHPVTSPSSPPAPLQNHKYNTSSTSYSPLASLPLKADTKGFCNINLLEDLPLQEPQSPHKLNPGFDPAKGSAGKVSLPKELPADAVNLTIPASLDISPLLGFWQLPPPATQNAFGNGTLTLGPGESLPHRLSCLGQQQQDPSLAMSTMSLGQLPLPPIPHVFPAGTGSAILPHFHHAFR; from the coding sequence ATGGCTACCCATTCGCCCCAGAAATCTCACCAGTGTGCTCACTGCGAGAAGACGTTCAACCGGAAAGACCACCTAAAAAACCACCTCCAAACGCATGACCCCAACAAAATGGCCTTTGGGTGTGAGGAGTGTGGGAAGAAGTACAACACCATGCTGGGCTACAAGAGGCACCTGGCCCTCCACGCGGCCAGCAGTGGCGACCTCACCTGCGGGGTCTGCGCCCTGGAGCTAGGGAGCACCGAGGTGCTGCTGGACCACCTCAAAGCCCACGCGGAAGAAAAGCCCCCCAGCGGCACCAAGGAGAAGAAGCACCAGTGCGACCACTGTGAGAGATGCTTCTACACCCGGAAGGACGTGCGGCGCCACCTGGTGGTCCACACAGGCTGCAAGGACTTCCTGTGCCAGTTTTGTGCCCAGAGATTTGGGCGCAAAGACCACCTCACGCGACATACCAAGAAGACACACTCGCAGGAGCTGATGAAAGAGAGTCTGCAGTCTGGAGACCTTCTGAGCACCTTCCACTCCATCTCTCCCCAGTTTCAGCTGAAGGCCGCCCCGctgtctcccttccctctgggGGCTCCCGCGCACGCGCAGAACGGGCTCGCCAGCGGCCTGCCCGCTGAGGTACACGGCCACGCCCACAACCCCTCGGATCCAGCCTCCCAGCCTGTACAGGCGCTGCCGGAGCCCCTGGCCCCCCTCCACCCCGTAAcctctcccagctcccctcccGCGCCCCTCCAGAATCACAAGTACAACACCAGTTCTACCTCATACTCCCCACTTGCAAGCCTGCCCCTCAAAGCAGATACTAAAGGATTTTGCAATATCAATTTGCTTGAGGACTTGCCTCTGCAAGAGCCTCAGTCACCTCACAAGCTCAACCCAGGTTTCGATCCGGCTAAGGGAAGCGCTGGTAAAGTGAGCCTGCCCAAGGAGCTACCTGCAGATGCTGTGAACCTAACGATACCTGCCTCTTTGGACATTTCCCCCCTGTTGGGCTTCTGGCAGCTGCCCCCTCCTGCTACCCAAAACGCCTTTGGGAACGGCACTCTcaccctggggcctggggagtcTCTGCCCCACAGGTTAAGCTGTCTGGGGCAGCAGCAACAAGATCCCTCACTAGCCATGAGCACTATGAGCCTGggccagctccccctcccccccatcccccatgtTTTCCCAGCTGGCACCGGCTCTGCTATCCTGCCTCATTTCCATCATGCATTCAGATGA
- the PLAGL1 gene encoding zinc finger protein PLAGL1 isoform X1: MATYPCQLCGKTFLTLEKFTIHNYSHSRERPYKCLQPDCGKAFISRYKLMRHMATHSPQKSHQCAHCEKTFNRKDHLKNHLQTHDPNKMAFGCEECGKKYNTMLGYKRHLALHAASSGDLTCGVCALELGSTEVLLDHLKAHAEEKPPSGTKEKKHQCDHCERCFYTRKDVRRHLVVHTGCKDFLCQFCAQRFGRKDHLTRHTKKTHSQELMKESLQSGDLLSTFHSISPQFQLKAAPLSPFPLGAPAHAQNGLASGLPAEVHGHAHNPSDPASQPVQALPEPLAPLHPVTSPSSPPAPLQNHKYNTSSTSYSPLASLPLKADTKGFCNINLLEDLPLQEPQSPHKLNPGFDPAKGSAGKVSLPKELPADAVNLTIPASLDISPLLGFWQLPPPATQNAFGNGTLTLGPGESLPHRLSCLGQQQQDPSLAMSTMSLGQLPLPPIPHVFPAGTGSAILPHFHHAFR; encoded by the exons ATGGCCACCTATCCCTGCCAATTATGTGGCAAGACGTTCCTCACCCTGGAGAAGTTCACTATCCACAATTATTCCCACTCCAGGGAGCGACCTTACAAGTGCTTGCAGCCAGACTGTGGCAAAGCCTTCATTTCCAGATATAAATTAATGAG gCACATGGCTACCCATTCGCCCCAGAAATCTCACCAGTGTGCTCACTGCGAGAAGACGTTCAACCGGAAAGACCACCTAAAAAACCACCTCCAAACGCATGACCCCAACAAAATGGCCTTTGGGTGTGAGGAGTGTGGGAAGAAGTACAACACCATGCTGGGCTACAAGAGGCACCTGGCCCTCCACGCGGCCAGCAGTGGCGACCTCACCTGCGGGGTCTGCGCCCTGGAGCTAGGGAGCACCGAGGTGCTGCTGGACCACCTCAAAGCCCACGCGGAAGAAAAGCCCCCCAGCGGCACCAAGGAGAAGAAGCACCAGTGCGACCACTGTGAGAGATGCTTCTACACCCGGAAGGACGTGCGGCGCCACCTGGTGGTCCACACAGGCTGCAAGGACTTCCTGTGCCAGTTTTGTGCCCAGAGATTTGGGCGCAAAGACCACCTCACGCGACATACCAAGAAGACACACTCGCAGGAGCTGATGAAAGAGAGTCTGCAGTCTGGAGACCTTCTGAGCACCTTCCACTCCATCTCTCCCCAGTTTCAGCTGAAGGCCGCCCCGctgtctcccttccctctgggGGCTCCCGCGCACGCGCAGAACGGGCTCGCCAGCGGCCTGCCCGCTGAGGTACACGGCCACGCCCACAACCCCTCGGATCCAGCCTCCCAGCCTGTACAGGCGCTGCCGGAGCCCCTGGCCCCCCTCCACCCCGTAAcctctcccagctcccctcccGCGCCCCTCCAGAATCACAAGTACAACACCAGTTCTACCTCATACTCCCCACTTGCAAGCCTGCCCCTCAAAGCAGATACTAAAGGATTTTGCAATATCAATTTGCTTGAGGACTTGCCTCTGCAAGAGCCTCAGTCACCTCACAAGCTCAACCCAGGTTTCGATCCGGCTAAGGGAAGCGCTGGTAAAGTGAGCCTGCCCAAGGAGCTACCTGCAGATGCTGTGAACCTAACGATACCTGCCTCTTTGGACATTTCCCCCCTGTTGGGCTTCTGGCAGCTGCCCCCTCCTGCTACCCAAAACGCCTTTGGGAACGGCACTCTcaccctggggcctggggagtcTCTGCCCCACAGGTTAAGCTGTCTGGGGCAGCAGCAACAAGATCCCTCACTAGCCATGAGCACTATGAGCCTGggccagctccccctcccccccatcccccatgtTTTCCCAGCTGGCACCGGCTCTGCTATCCTGCCTCATTTCCATCATGCATTCAGATGA
- the PLAGL1 gene encoding zinc finger protein PLAGL1 isoform X2 has translation MWESRKQSSWHMATHSPQKSHQCAHCEKTFNRKDHLKNHLQTHDPNKMAFGCEECGKKYNTMLGYKRHLALHAASSGDLTCGVCALELGSTEVLLDHLKAHAEEKPPSGTKEKKHQCDHCERCFYTRKDVRRHLVVHTGCKDFLCQFCAQRFGRKDHLTRHTKKTHSQELMKESLQSGDLLSTFHSISPQFQLKAAPLSPFPLGAPAHAQNGLASGLPAEVHGHAHNPSDPASQPVQALPEPLAPLHPVTSPSSPPAPLQNHKYNTSSTSYSPLASLPLKADTKGFCNINLLEDLPLQEPQSPHKLNPGFDPAKGSAGKVSLPKELPADAVNLTIPASLDISPLLGFWQLPPPATQNAFGNGTLTLGPGESLPHRLSCLGQQQQDPSLAMSTMSLGQLPLPPIPHVFPAGTGSAILPHFHHAFR, from the exons ATGTGGGAAAGCAGGAAGCAAAGCTCATG gCACATGGCTACCCATTCGCCCCAGAAATCTCACCAGTGTGCTCACTGCGAGAAGACGTTCAACCGGAAAGACCACCTAAAAAACCACCTCCAAACGCATGACCCCAACAAAATGGCCTTTGGGTGTGAGGAGTGTGGGAAGAAGTACAACACCATGCTGGGCTACAAGAGGCACCTGGCCCTCCACGCGGCCAGCAGTGGCGACCTCACCTGCGGGGTCTGCGCCCTGGAGCTAGGGAGCACCGAGGTGCTGCTGGACCACCTCAAAGCCCACGCGGAAGAAAAGCCCCCCAGCGGCACCAAGGAGAAGAAGCACCAGTGCGACCACTGTGAGAGATGCTTCTACACCCGGAAGGACGTGCGGCGCCACCTGGTGGTCCACACAGGCTGCAAGGACTTCCTGTGCCAGTTTTGTGCCCAGAGATTTGGGCGCAAAGACCACCTCACGCGACATACCAAGAAGACACACTCGCAGGAGCTGATGAAAGAGAGTCTGCAGTCTGGAGACCTTCTGAGCACCTTCCACTCCATCTCTCCCCAGTTTCAGCTGAAGGCCGCCCCGctgtctcccttccctctgggGGCTCCCGCGCACGCGCAGAACGGGCTCGCCAGCGGCCTGCCCGCTGAGGTACACGGCCACGCCCACAACCCCTCGGATCCAGCCTCCCAGCCTGTACAGGCGCTGCCGGAGCCCCTGGCCCCCCTCCACCCCGTAAcctctcccagctcccctcccGCGCCCCTCCAGAATCACAAGTACAACACCAGTTCTACCTCATACTCCCCACTTGCAAGCCTGCCCCTCAAAGCAGATACTAAAGGATTTTGCAATATCAATTTGCTTGAGGACTTGCCTCTGCAAGAGCCTCAGTCACCTCACAAGCTCAACCCAGGTTTCGATCCGGCTAAGGGAAGCGCTGGTAAAGTGAGCCTGCCCAAGGAGCTACCTGCAGATGCTGTGAACCTAACGATACCTGCCTCTTTGGACATTTCCCCCCTGTTGGGCTTCTGGCAGCTGCCCCCTCCTGCTACCCAAAACGCCTTTGGGAACGGCACTCTcaccctggggcctggggagtcTCTGCCCCACAGGTTAAGCTGTCTGGGGCAGCAGCAACAAGATCCCTCACTAGCCATGAGCACTATGAGCCTGggccagctccccctcccccccatcccccatgtTTTCCCAGCTGGCACCGGCTCTGCTATCCTGCCTCATTTCCATCATGCATTCAGATGA